In a genomic window of Rhinoderma darwinii isolate aRhiDar2 chromosome 10, aRhiDar2.hap1, whole genome shotgun sequence:
- the LOC142662359 gene encoding zinc finger MYM-type protein 1-like — translation MAPGPKPKSGAQKRRQRKDELAQTAKLPKISSFLKQAEKEQSEIPAPCSSTSGDSGQISFIEECESSAQASGQGEENENLPNISTEASENAECSETASNNESCEAVTIESQSEEPSREYLDETFVDDEGHDTIADKFPTDRGNFPSELTDSQTKRFIISQGSCRPLITFPRDQKQGGRCFSHTFYTKRTQAGVLLQRSWLCYSPKLDCAYCEPCWLFADRTCGAYNSAWVNGMRNWSHLTQAVHYHESSMQHIHACMLMQQWRSHGTVDEENEREIRKQKNFWRQVLGRVINVTLTLAMCNLPFRGHTEVIGQANSGVFLSFIQLLARYDSTLQQLLEMPRGSVRYLSHRVQDEIIALLSKKIEQDIVNEIKSSPFFSIIIDTTQDISKTDQLSQIFRYVTVETNQQNTVTALKINEVFLGFHAITDQTAASLEKEIVLSIENKGLDISRCRGQGYDGAANMSGIYTGVQARISKREPCAQYIHCAAHNLNLALNDSVRYIPEINKFYDVIEKLYQFFGNSIKRWALLSEISSASETANITLKRLCPTRWSSRNDSITALRYRYTDILKALTKIILKSDKNSSDINDASSLKKNISSFEFVMMVVLQSRILDVVGPISKCLQAKDTNIEKATQLLQNAVEVFQKFRSDYQGAKDSAIKLSEKWGIGVIFEKRRNKRVKRQFDELCQDERLNDAERYFQVNIYNSCLDTIIMQLKQRFQSLHATVKKFKAILPSSLLSATDEELQNDGENLVKHFKNDFSPALPVQLISFRTCLKSQIAQLTTVEEIAKLLIVENSVLSTSFPEVCTAYILFLTLPVTVASAERSFSKLKLIKNYLRSTMGQERLSGLAMLSIENERARMIDLNKIIDEFAERKARRRSFK, via the coding sequence ATGGCGCCTGGCCCAAAACCTAAAAGTGGTGCTCAAAAGCGCAGACAAAGAAAGGACGAGTTAGCGCAGACGGCTAAACTACCAAAAATTAGTTCATTTCTTAAACAGGCTGAGAAAGAACAGAGTGAGATACCAGCCCCCTGCAGCAGCACTTCTGGTGACAGTGGTCAGATCAGCTTTATAGAAGAATGTGAAAGCAGTGCACAGGCAAGTGGCCAGGGTGAGGAGAATGAAAACTTACCAAATATATCTACTGAGGCTTCAGAAAATGCAGAGTGCTCAGAGACAGCGTCGAATAACGAATCCTGTGAAGCAGTTACTATAGAGAGTCAGAGTGAGGAACCTTCCAGAGAATATCTGGATGAAACATTTGTAGATGATGAAGGTCATGATACAATTGCTGATAAATTTCCAACAGACCGTGGTAATTTCCCATCAGAGCTTACAGACAGTCAAACAAAGAGATTCATCATTTCTCAGGGGTCTTGTAGGCCACTCATAACATTTCCACGAGACCAAAAACAGGGAGGACGTTGTTTTTCCCATACATTTTACACTAAGAGAACACAAGCTGGAGTATTGCTCCAACGTTCATGGTTGTGCTATTCTCCAAAACTAGACTGTGCCTACTGTGAACCATGTTGGCTTTTTGCTGATCGTACCTGTGGTGCCTACAATTCAGCATGGGTGAATGGTATGAGAAATTGGTCCCATCTAACACAGGCAGTGCATTATCATGAAAGCTCCATGCAGCACATTCATGCTTGCATGTTGATGCAGCAGTGGCGCAGTCACGGTACTGTAGATGAAGAAAACGAAAGGGAAATTAGAAAGCAAAAAAACTTCTGGAGGCAAGTGCTTGGCAGAGTGATTAATGTGACATTAACACTAGCAATGTGTAATCTTCCTTTCAGAGGTCACACAGAAGTGATAGGCCAAGCAAACAGcggtgtttttttgtcttttattcaGTTGCTAGCAAGGTATGACTCTACTCTGCAGCAGTTATTGGAAATGCCAAGGGGATCTGTCCGGTATCTTAGCCATAGAGTACAGGATGAGATAATTGCTTTATTGTCAAAGAAGATAGAGCAGGATATTGTTAATGAGATCAAGAGctctccatttttttccataataatagATACAACACAAGACATTTCTAAAACTGACCAACTTAGTCAGATTTTTCGTTATGTGACAGTTGAAACAAATCAACAGAATACTGTTACAGCATTAAAGATAAATGAAGTTTTCCTCGGATTTCATGCCATCACGGATCAGACCGCTGCAAGCCTTGAAAAAGAAATTGTattaagtattgaaaataagggTCTTGACATAAGTAGATGTCGTGGACAAGGGTATGATGGTGCAGCAAACATGAGTGGCATATATACAGGCGTGCAAGCAAGAATTTCTAAAAGGGAACCTTGTGCACAGTATATACATTGTGCAGCTCACAATTTAAACCTTGCTTTAAACGATTCTGTCCGATACATCCCAGAAATAAACAAATTTTATGATGTAATCGAAAAATTGTACCAGTTTTTTGGAAACAGTATCAAAAGATGGGCATTATTGTCAGAAATATCTTCTGCATCTGAAACTGCTAACATTACGCTGAAGAGACTGTGTCCAACTAGATGGTCTTCCAGGAATGATTCCATCACAGCACTGAGGTACCGTTACACGGATATACTAAAGGCACTGACAAAAATCATCCTGAAGTCAGACAAAAATTCCAGTGACATCAACGATGCCTCTAGTCTAAAAAAGAACATCAGCTCCTTTGAGTTTGTGATGATGGTTGTCCTGCAGTCAAGGATTCTGGATGTTGTAGGACCAATTTcaaagtgtttgcaagccaaagacACAAATATAGAAAAAGCAACACAATTACTTCAGAACGCAGTTGAAGTTTTTCAAAAGTTCAGAAGTGACTATCAGGGAGCGAAAGACAGTGCCATAAAATTATCAGAAAAGTGGGGCATAGGAGTTATAtttgaaaaaagaagaaataaacgTGTAAAACGACAGTTTGATGAGTTGTGTCAAGATGAACGGCTCAACGATGCTGAGAGGTACTTCCAGGTTAACATCTACAATTCCTGTCTAGACACAATCATAATGCAACTAAAACAAAGATTCCAAAGTCTtcatgcaacagtgaaaaaatttaaagcaaTCCTTCCCAGCTCACTTTTGTCAGCAACTGATGAGGAACTTCAGAATGACGGAGAGAATCTTGTGAAGCATTTCAAAAATGACTTTTCACCAGCTCTCCCTGTACAACTCATTTCTTTCAGAACGTGCTTAAAATCACAAATTGCACAACTGACCACTGTAGAAGAAATAGCCAAGCTATTAATTGTTGAAAACAGTGTGTTATCTACAAGTTTTCCAGAAGTGTGCACAGCATATATTTTGTTCTTGACATTGCCAGTAACAGTGGCTAGTGCTGAACGCTCGTTCTCAAAACTAAAACTAATCAAGAACTACTTGCGGTCTACcatgggacaagaaaggttaagcgGATTGGCTATGTTGTCCATAGAAAATGAACGTGCTAGAATGATTGACTTGAATAAGATCATTGATGAATTTGCAGAAAGGAAGGCAAGAAGGAGGAGTTTTAAGTGA